Proteins found in one Flavobacterium channae genomic segment:
- a CDS encoding 3-oxoacyl-ACP synthase III family protein encodes MNIKITGSGSYIPTEIVSNLDFAKHVFLNDDGTPFPHPNDVVAEKFLEITGIRERRYVSDDLCTSDIALIAAEKAIDDAKIDRETIDYIIMAHNFGDVKKGAIQSDILPSLATRVKHGLKIKNPKCVAYDILFGCPGWVEGVIQAYAFIKAGMAKKCLVIGAETLSRVADLHDRDSMIYSDGAGATIVEVTNDEGGILAHETATFTYDEAYYLFFGNSFNKDHDPDVRYIKMYGRKIYEFALSNVPKAMASCLEKSDIPIEKVKKVLIHQANEKMDEAIIHRFFKQYKQTPPEGIMPMSIHKLGNSSVATVPTLFDLMIKGQLDNQELNKGDVILFASVGAGMNINAIVYQM; translated from the coding sequence ATGAATATCAAAATAACTGGTTCTGGTTCATACATACCTACTGAAATAGTTTCTAATTTAGATTTTGCAAAACACGTTTTTTTAAACGATGATGGAACTCCTTTTCCTCACCCAAATGATGTTGTTGCAGAAAAATTTTTAGAAATAACTGGAATACGAGAAAGAAGATATGTGTCTGATGATTTATGTACTTCGGATATTGCATTAATTGCTGCTGAAAAAGCTATTGATGATGCTAAAATTGACAGAGAAACTATTGATTATATCATCATGGCTCACAATTTTGGCGATGTAAAAAAAGGAGCAATTCAATCCGACATTTTACCTAGTTTAGCCACCAGAGTAAAGCATGGATTAAAAATTAAAAATCCGAAATGCGTTGCATACGATATTCTTTTCGGTTGCCCTGGTTGGGTAGAAGGTGTTATACAAGCTTATGCCTTTATCAAAGCGGGAATGGCTAAAAAATGTTTAGTAATCGGCGCCGAAACTTTATCAAGGGTGGCAGACTTACATGACAGAGATTCCATGATTTATTCGGATGGTGCTGGTGCTACAATTGTAGAAGTAACCAATGATGAAGGCGGAATTCTAGCACATGAAACAGCTACATTTACTTATGACGAAGCCTATTATTTGTTTTTTGGAAATTCATTCAACAAAGATCATGACCCAGATGTTCGATACATTAAAATGTATGGTCGTAAAATATATGAATTCGCTTTAAGCAATGTTCCAAAAGCTATGGCTTCTTGTTTGGAAAAAAGTGATATTCCAATTGAAAAAGTAAAAAAAGTATTAATTCATCAAGCCAATGAAAAAATGGACGAAGCTATTATTCATCGTTTTTTCAAACAATACAAACAAACTCCTCCTGAAGGAATTATGCCAATGAGTATTCATAAATTAGGAAACTCGAGTGTCGCAACTGTTCCTACTTTATTTGATTTAATGATTAAAGGACAATTAGACAATCAAGAATTAAATAAAGGTGATGTAATTTTATTTGCATCGGTTGGAGCTGGAATGAACATTAATGCGATTGTGTATCAGATGTAA
- a CDS encoding glycosyltransferase, with the protein MKYYIIIPAYNEEAFMSLTLQSLVEQTVLPTKVIVVNDNSTDKTPEIVSNFASKYPFIKLVNKKSDAIHLPGSKVIQAFHEGEKNIDDNYDIIVKVDADLIFPNNYFETIIQHFQSDERIGMVGGFCYIEKNGNWVLENLTDKDHIRGALKAYRKETFKQIGGLKPQMGWDTVDELLCKFYNWKVITDGSLHVKHLKPTGASYNQAARFKQGEAFYTLGYGFFITSVASLKLAMRKGKPLLFLDYIKGFWKAKRENKTMLVTPEQAKFVRKYRWKKMKKKIF; encoded by the coding sequence ATGAAATACTATATTATCATTCCCGCCTATAATGAAGAAGCTTTTATGAGCTTGACGTTACAATCGTTAGTAGAACAAACTGTTTTACCAACGAAAGTTATAGTTGTGAATGATAATTCTACAGATAAAACTCCAGAAATTGTTTCTAATTTTGCTTCTAAATATCCTTTCATAAAATTAGTTAACAAAAAATCAGATGCTATTCATTTACCCGGAAGTAAAGTAATCCAAGCATTCCATGAAGGAGAAAAAAACATTGATGACAACTACGACATCATTGTAAAAGTTGATGCTGATTTGATTTTTCCAAATAATTACTTTGAAACCATCATCCAGCATTTTCAATCAGATGAAAGAATTGGAATGGTTGGTGGATTTTGTTATATCGAAAAAAACGGTAATTGGGTTTTAGAAAATTTAACCGACAAAGACCATATTCGCGGTGCGTTGAAAGCTTACAGAAAAGAAACTTTCAAACAAATTGGTGGATTAAAACCACAAATGGGTTGGGATACAGTTGACGAATTACTTTGTAAATTTTACAATTGGAAAGTCATAACCGATGGAAGTTTACATGTAAAACATCTAAAACCAACTGGCGCCAGCTACAACCAAGCAGCCAGATTCAAACAAGGTGAAGCATTTTACACCTTGGGATACGGATTTTTCATTACTTCAGTTGCTTCTTTAAAATTAGCAATGCGAAAAGGAAAACCTTTATTGTTTTTAGATTACATCAAAGGGTTTTGGAAAGCCAAAAGAGAAAACAAAACCATGTTAGTTACTCCTGAACAAGCAAAATTTGTTAGAAAATATCGTTGGAAAAAGATGAAGAAAAAGATATTTTAA
- a CDS encoding class I SAM-dependent methyltransferase, which produces MYENTYPSKRFNITLDFLKKHIATSETIFDLGVPNPFSKIMVENNYSVINTKGEDVDNDQSALQSENYDVFTAFEIFEHLLNPYTVLQNVKADKVLISIPLRLWFSPAYRSKTDMWDRHYHEFEDWQLDWLLEKAGYKIVDRVKFTHPVKKLGFRPLLRWFTPRYYLVYAERVTSN; this is translated from the coding sequence ATGTACGAAAACACATATCCGAGTAAACGATTCAATATCACTTTAGATTTTCTAAAAAAACATATTGCAACTTCTGAAACCATTTTTGATTTAGGTGTTCCAAATCCTTTTTCAAAAATTATGGTTGAGAACAACTATTCTGTTATTAATACTAAAGGTGAAGATGTTGATAATGATCAATCAGCGCTTCAAAGTGAAAACTATGATGTGTTTACTGCATTTGAAATTTTCGAACATTTATTAAATCCATACACTGTTTTACAAAATGTAAAAGCGGATAAAGTTTTAATTTCTATTCCGTTACGCTTGTGGTTTTCTCCCGCATATAGAAGCAAAACCGACATGTGGGATCGTCATTATCACGAATTTGAAGATTGGCAATTGGATTGGCTTCTGGAAAAAGCTGGCTACAAAATTGTTGACCGAGTAAAATTTACACATCCAGTTAAAAAACTTGGCTTTAGACCTTTGTTAAGATGGTTTACTCCAAGATATTATTTAGTTTACGCAGAAAGAGTGACTAGTAATTAG
- a CDS encoding group III truncated hemoglobin: protein MSDIETREDILLIMRKFYEKLLADNSINFFFTKVTLVDQHLEVHFEILATFWEQSLFLKGGYYNNMFSIHKEVHDKHAFSKDHFNTWLSHFNSTIDENFEGKYAEQMKTQALSMATIMQIKFN from the coding sequence ATGAGCGACATCGAAACCCGAGAAGATATTCTATTAATCATGCGTAAGTTTTATGAGAAACTTTTGGCAGATAATTCTATTAATTTTTTCTTTACCAAAGTAACTTTAGTTGACCAACATTTAGAAGTTCATTTTGAAATTTTAGCGACCTTTTGGGAACAATCATTGTTTTTAAAAGGTGGTTATTACAATAATATGTTTTCGATTCATAAAGAGGTTCACGACAAACATGCTTTTTCAAAAGACCATTTTAATACTTGGTTATCACATTTTAATTCTACAATTGACGAGAATTTTGAAGGAAAATATGCCGAACAAATGAAAACTCAAGCCTTGAGTATGGCTACCATTATGCAGATAAAATTCAATTAA